A genome region from Solanum pennellii chromosome 12, SPENNV200 includes the following:
- the LOC107006830 gene encoding uncharacterized protein LOC107006830 — translation MALPNFDALRDLHESANDMLHSPVIKREIAHQGQEKWTHEVSETSLRMLDVCGTTKDVLLLVKDHVHDLKCTFRRISVGENATTENKFAPFHCHRKKLKKEMLKRLHSLKGMKYNTKCIDSSSIDNENNLMVVVNVLREVRVATMSILESLMALMSMPSPNVTRKSSKGYFGPKLLMRVNSLSSWEKCDTMTLQCANKRLEAVELAIENLEEELECIIRRLIRTRVSLLNLLTY, via the coding sequence ATGGCACTCCCAAATTTTGATGCTCTAAGAGACTTGCACGAATCGGCTAACGACATGCTTCACTCCCCGGTGATCAAACGAGAAATCGCTCATCAGGGTCAGGAGAAATGGACACACGAGGTTTCAGAAACATCGTTAAGGATGTTGGACGTTTGTGGTACCACTAAAGATGTTCTTTTGCTTGTTAAGGATCACGTCCATGATCTGAAGTGCACGTTTAGACGAATTAGTGTTGGGGAAAACGCGACAACAGAGAACAAGTTCGCGCCTTTTCATTGCCATAGGAAGAagttgaagaaagagatgttaaaGCGATTGCATTCCTTGAAAGGAATGAAATATAACACTAAGTGTATCGATTCATCGTCGAtagataatgaaaataatcttaTGGTGGTTGTTAATGTATTAAGAGAAGTTAGAGTGGCAACAATGTCAATATTGGAATCTTTGATGGCACTTATGTCAATGCCAAGTCCAAATGTGACACGAAAATCGagtaaagggtattttggtccaAAGTTATTAATGAGAGTAAATAGCTTAAGTTCATGGGAAAAATGTGATACGATGACGTTACAATGTGCTAATAAAAGATTAGAAGCCGTGGAATTAGCCATTgagaatcttgaagaagaacttgaATGTATTATTCGAAGATTAATTCGAACAAGAGTTTCACTTTTAAATTTACTTACTTATTag
- the LOC107005249 gene encoding uncharacterized protein LOC107005249 has protein sequence MNETRNMTNILRNPSKFLHRCSKWISDLNLNKLLLILPSILFIVYVFYSSVVGGGSTVVVFNPFSNSKSTISYVPGDGYDFPARFADESEKKRRKEELDRSRIAVCLVGGARRFELTGPSIIQKILNVYPNSDLFLHSPLDSKAYKLSLLKSVRRIAGVRIFRPQYIPETESQVRVLTAQNSPNGIQGLLQYFNLVEGCLTMIQDHQKQNNFTYDWIVRTRVDGYWSSPLGPENFIPGRYLVPPGSSYGGLNDRFGVGDYNTSVIALSRLSMIPQLDLAGRIQLNSESAFKAQLTTQQVPYLTMRLPFCVVTDRQYEFPPSHYGVPVAALSSRGPLSGAKCRPCTPACTGSCVEVAMNRLDKGWSWTDWANNSLELCDAHAEWESGWERVFDRVAGKKLAAARRRIDGMKLDQCIREFAEMKNKTSHWEAPSGTEICSLGLLDTPQS, from the exons ATGAATGAAACTCGAAATATGACGaatattttgagaaatcctTCAAAATTTCTTCATCGGTGTAGTAAATGGATTTCAGATCTAAATTTGAACAAGTTATTGTTGATATTACCATcaattttgtttattgtttatgtgttttactCTTCTGTTGTTGGTGGAGGAAGTACTGTTGTAGTGTTCAATCCTTtctcaaattcaaaatcaacTATCAGTTACGTTCCCGGAGATGGATATGATTTTCCGGCGAGATTTGCAGATGAATCGGAGAAGAAACGGAGGAAGGAGGAGCTGGATCGATCGAGAATAGCTGTGTGTTTAGTAGGTGGGGCCCGTAGGTTTGAACTTACTGGGCCTTCAATTATACAGAAAATTTTGAATGTTTATCCGAATTCTGATCTGTTTCTTCATAGTCCATTGGATTCTAAAGCTTATAAGCTTTCATTGTTGAAATCTGTTCGGAGAATCGCCGGCGTTAGGATTTTCCGGCCACAATATATACCGGAAACTGAGTCACAAGTTCGAGTTCTTACAGCTCAAAACTCACCTAATGGAATACAG GGGTTGCTGCAATATTTCAATTTGGTAGAAGGTTGTTTGACAATGATCCAAGACCATCAAAAGCAGAACAACTTCACATACGACTGGATAGTCCGAACTCGAGTTGATGGCTACTGGTCTTCACCACTAGGCCCCGAAAACTTCATCCCCGGGCGTTATCTCGTCCCTCCGGGTTCCTCCTACGGAGGCCTGAACGATCGTTTTGGCGTTGGTGACTACAACACATCGGTGATTGCTCTTTCGAGGCTCTCCATGATACCCCAGCTTGATTTAGCAGGGCGTATTCAGCTCAACTCAGAAAGCGCATTCAAAGCCCAACTTACAACTCAACAAGTCCCTTACCTAACTATGCGCCTTCCCTTTTGTGTAGTAACTGATCGTCAGTACGAATTTCCTCCATCCCATTATGGCGTACCGGTTGCAGCACTTTCCAGTCGAGGCCCCCTTAGTGGGGCCAAATGCCGGCCGTGCACGCCGGCGTGCACCGGGTCATGCGTTGAGGTTGCCATGAATAGACTAGATAAAGGATGGAGTTGGACGGATTGGGCCAATAACTCTCTCGAGCTATGTGATGCTCACGCTGAATGGGAGAGCGGGTGGGAGAGAGTTTTCGACAGAGTGGCGGGGAAAAAGCTTGCTGCAGCTAGAAGAAGGATTGATGGAATGAAATTAGATCAATGTATTAGGGAATTTGCTGAGATGAAGAATAAAACTTCACATTGGGAGGCTCCATCAGGTACAGAAATTTGTAGTTTAGGTTTGTTGGACACTCCCCAAAGCTAA
- the LOC107005667 gene encoding uncharacterized protein LOC107005667: protein MITRSKLAEQLREYQIRSKHDWASVSFFSSTSNLTSSRVDVVIFVIWELVILAFLVFSAVSLYFRHLKLAFILVCVTLLLLLCMKIAKQVRSARKKKRRMLLPLSM, encoded by the exons ATGATTACGAGATCGAAGCTAGCAGAGCAGCTGAGAGAGTATCAGATTAGATCGAAGCATGATTGGGCATCcgtctctttcttctcttctacCTCTAACTTAACATCCTCAAG GGTGGATGTTGTCATCTTTGTGATATGGGAACTGGTTATTTTAGCGTTCCTGGTTTTCTCTGCCGTATCACTTTACTTCAGGCATCTAAAGCTTGCTTTTATTTTAGTATGTGTGACCTTGCTATTGCTTTTATGCATGAAAATAGCAAAACAAGTAAGATCAGCGCGCAAAAAGAAGCGAAGGATGCTTCTGCCATTATCCATGTAG
- the LOC107005250 gene encoding Werner Syndrome-like exonuclease: protein MNLRIVDKEEQDNRYDLFDVHFHSDVIKTTVTPDPDIITQWISETESSHSVNRRLIAGLDVEWRPNFNRNQQNPVAVLQICVDRRCLIIQLLYCQSIPESLFNFLGNREYDFVGIGIESDVEKLLEDYELNVKNVVDLRGIAADVYGMKNLKNAGLKELCNVVLEKEIVKPKSVTMGRWDSEWLSLNQIQYACLDAFVSSDIAKHLNVGASSSGS from the coding sequence ATGAATCTCCGTATCGTCGACAAAGAGGAGCAAGACAATCGGTATGACCTCTTCGACGTTCACTTCCACAGCGATGTAATCAAAACAACGGTAACTCCCGATCCCGATATCATAACTCAATGGATCTCCGAAACTGAATCTTCTCACTCCGTCAATCGCCGTCTCATCGCCGGACTTGACGTTGAATGGCGTCCTAACTTCAACCGTAACCAGCAAAACCCGGTCGCCGTTCTCCAGATCTGCGTTGATCGGCGTTGCCTCATTATCCAACTCCTCTACTGTCAATCAATCCCGGAGTCTCTGTTCAATTTTCTCGGGAATCGTGAGTATGATTTCGTCGGAATTGGAATTGAAAGCGATGTGGAGAAATTGTTGGAGGATTATGAGCTGAATGTGAAGAATGTGGTGGATTTGAGAGGAATTGCTGCTGATGTATATGGtatgaagaatttgaagaatgCTGGGTTGAAGGAACTATGCAATGTTGTTCTGGAAAAGGAGATTGTTAAGCCAAAATCTGTTACTATGGGTAGATGGGATAGTGAATGGTTGAGTTTGAATCAAATTCAATATGCTTGTCTTGATGCTTTTGTTTCTTCTGACATTGCTAAGCACTTGAATGTTGGTGCTTCTTCTTCTGGGTCCTAA
- the LOC107005179 gene encoding 4-coumarate--CoA ligase-like 5, whose protein sequence is MAQYNNNSTVDPKSGYSPANSTFYSKRRPIPFPANESIDVTTFISSRAHSGKIAFIDATTGRKLSFSDVWNAVESLATSLSVDMSIRKGDVVLLLSPNSIFFPIVCLAVMSLGAIITTTNPLNTNSEIAKQIKDSNPVLAFTIPQLLPKLTGSNLPVILIDGVNDSNSNLKIVGVLQKLIQRKPSESRLKERVTQDDVATLLYSSGTTGASKGVISSHKNLIAMVQTIVSRFNLDEGVQTFICTVPMFHIYGLAAFAAGLLASGSTVVVLSKFEMDEMLSSIHKYKATSLPLVPPILVALVNNADWIKKKYDLSSLASVLSGGAPLSKEVIEGFVEKYPSVRILQGYGLTESTGIGASTDSLEESRRYGTAGMLSPSMEGKIVDPESGKALPVNKTGELWLRGPTIMKGYFSNEEATASTLDSDGWLRTGDLCYIDEDGFIFVVDRLKELIKYKGYQVPPAELEALLLTHPEISDAAVIPFPDKEVGQFPMAYVVRKTGSTLSESAVMDFIAKQVAPYKRIRRVAFVASIPKNPSGKILRKDLIKLATSKL, encoded by the exons ATGGCACAGTATAACAATAATTCAACCGTCGATCCAAAATCCGGCTATTCTCCGGCGAATTCAACTTTCTACAGCAAACGTAGACCAATTCCGTTTCCGGCGAATGAATCTATTGATGTAACAACTTTCATTTCTTCACGAGCACATAGCGGGAAAATCGCTTTCATCGATGCTACGACTGGTCGGAAACTCAGTTTCTCCGACGTATGGAACGCCGTTGAGTCGTTAGCTACCAGTTTATCAGTTGATATGAGTATTCGTAAAGGTGACGttgttcttctcctttctcctaaTTCCATTTTCTTCCCTATTGTTTGTCTCGCCGTTATGTCACTCGGAGCTATAATCACTACAACAAATCCACTCAACACGAACAGCGAAATCGCTAAACAGATCAAGGATTCGAATCCTGTTCTCGCTTTTACAATCCCTCAACTACTCCCGAAACTCACCGGATCTAATCTCCCGGTGATTTTAATCGACGGAGTGAATGATTCAAATTCGAATCTCAAAATCGTTGGGGTTTTACAGAAATTGATTCAGAGAAAACCTAGTGAAAGCAGATTGAAAGAGCGAGTTACACAAGACGACGTAGCTACTCTGCTTTACTCATCTGGTACTACCggagcaagcaaaggagttatTTCATCTCACAAAAACCTAATCGCCATGGTTCAAACTATAGTCAGTCGATTCAATCTAGATGAAGGTGTACAAACCTTCATTTGTACTGTACCTATGTTTCATATTTACGGATTAGCAGCGTTTGCAGCTGGGTTATTAGCATCTGGATCTACTGTTGTTGTATTATCAAAATTCGAAATGGATGAAATGCTCTCATCGATTCACAAATACAAAGCAACTTCTCTACCATTAGTGCCTCCAATTCTCGTTGCGCTTGTGAATAACGCTGATTggattaagaaaaaatatgatttaagcAGCTTGGCGAGTGTTCTCTCCGGCGGTGCTCCGTTGAGTAAGGAAGTGATTGAGGGATTTGTAGAGAAGTATCCATCTGTGAGGATTTTGCAAGGGTATGGGTTGACAGAGTCTACCGGAATCGGGGCGTCAACGGATTCTTTGGAGGAGAGCCGGAGATATGGAACGGCGGGAATGTTGTCGCCGAGCATGGAAGGGAAAATTGTTGATCCTGAGAGTGGAAAAGCTTTGCCGGTGAATAAGACCGGTGAGCTTTGGCTAAGAGGACCTACCATTATGAAAG GTTATTTCAGTAATGAAGAAGCTACTGCTTCCACTCTAGACTCTGATGGATGGTTAAGAACTGGAGATCTATGCTATATAGATGAAGATGGTTTCATTTTTGTGGTTGATAGATTAAAGGAGCTCATCAAATATAAAGGTTATCAG GTTCCTCCAGCAGAGTTAGAGGCTTTATTGCTCACTCATCCAGAAATTTCTGATGCTGCTGTTATACC GTTTCCGGATAAGGAGGTTGGACAGTTTCCTATGGCATATGTAGTACGTAAAACTGGAAGTACTCTATCAGAGAGTGCAGTCATGGATTTCATCGCGAAACAG GTTGCTCCATATAAGAGAATTCGGAGAGTTGCATTTGTGGCTTCCATACCGAAGAATCCTTCTGGGAAAATACTTAGGAAGGATTTGATAAAGTTAGCAACATCAAAACTCTGA
- the LOC107005347 gene encoding alcohol dehydrogenase-like 7 isoform X3 gives MLSKNIGPRSFRVLLVYSPRLLIVESVGENVQDLKEGDSVIPIFLPDCTECIDCTSKKSNSCSQFQFKVSPWMLRDGTSRFTTIDGETLYHFLSVSSFAEYTVVDIANVTKIDPRVPPNRACLFSCGVSTGVGAALKTANVEQGSTVVIFGLGGIGLAVAEGARICGASRIIGVDINTDKFEIGKQFGVTDFVDSNSYGDKPISQVINEMTNGGADYCFECVGMGTLVQEAYACCRKGWGKTIVVGVDKPGALLTFKSLDILHLGKTIMGSLFGGLKPKSDIPLLVKRYLDKELELDKFVTHEVSFQHINTAFDLLVEGKSLRCVIWMDE, from the exons ATGCTTTCCAAGAATATTGGGCCACGAAGCTTTCGGGTACTTTTAGTATATTCCCCCCGTCTGTT GATTGTGGAGAGTGTTGGAGAAAATGTCCAGGATTTAAAAGAAGGAGATTCAGTTATCCCGATATTTTTGCCCGACTGTACTGAATGTATAGATTGCACATCCAAGAAGAGCAACAGTTGTTCACAATTCCAATTTAAGGTATCTCCGTGGATGCTTAGAGATGGTACTAGTCGATTCACTACcattgatggagaaactttaTACCATTTTCTGTCTGTATCAAGTTTCGCTGAGTACACTGTTGTAGACATTGCTAATGTAACAAAGATTGATCCTCGTGTTCCACCTAACAGGGCATGCCTCTTTAGTTGTGGAGTCTCAACAG GAGTAGGTGCTGCCCTGAAAACTGCAAACGTGGAACAAGGATCGACTGTTGTGATATTTGGTTTGGGCGGAATTGGATTAGCA GTTGCAGAGGGAGCGAGGATATGTGGTGCTTCAAGAATTATTGGCGTAGATATAAACACTGACAAATTCGAAATAG GGAAGCAATTTGGAGTGACTGATTTTGTCGATTCGAATAGCTATGGGGATAAACCTATTAGCCAG GTGATAAATGAGATGACTAACGGAGGTGCTGACTACTGCTTCGAGTGTGTTGGTATGGGAACACTCGTGCAGGAAGCATATGCCTGCTGTCGAAAG GGTTGGGGCAAGACAATAGTCGTAGGAGTTGATAAACCGGGAGCACTGCTGACATTTAAATCTTTAGACATTCTACATTTGGGGAAAACTATCATGGGATCACTGTTTGGAGGTCTCAAACCAAAATCTGACATTCCTCTTCTTGTCAAACGTTACCTCGACAAG GAATTGGAACTAGACAAGTTTGTAACACATGAAGTGAGTTTTCAACACATCAACACGGCTTTTGATTTACTCGTTGAAGGAAAGAGTCTACGATGTGTTATTTGGATGGATGAGTGA
- the LOC107005532 gene encoding 4-coumarate--CoA ligase-like 5: MAQYNNNSTVDPKSGYSPVNSTFYSKRRPISFPANESIDVTTFISSRAHSGKIAFIDATTDRKLSFSDVWNAVESLATSLSVDMSIRKGDVVLLLSPNSIFFPIICLAVMSLGAIITTTNPLNTNSEIAKQIKDSNPVLAFTIPQLLPKLTGSNLPVILIDGVSDSNSNLKIVGDLQKLIQRKPRESRLKERVTQNDVATLLYSSGTTGASKGVISSHKNLIAMVQTIVSRFNLVEGVQTFICTVPMFHIYGLAAFAAGLLAYGSTVVVLSKFEMDEMLSSIHKYKATCLPLVPPILVALVNNADWIKNKYDLSSLACVLCGGAPLSKEVIEGFVEKYPSVRILQGYGLTESTGIGSSTDSLKESRRYGTAGLLSPSMEGKIVDPESGKALPVNKTGELWLRGPTIMKGYFSNEEATASTLDSDGWLRTGDLCYIDEDGFIFVVDRLKELIKYKGYQVPPAELEALLLTYPEISDAAVIPFPDKEVGQFPMAYVVRKTGSTISESAVMDFITKQVAPYKRIRRVAFVASIPKNPSGKILRKDLIKLATSKL; encoded by the exons ATGGCACAGTATAACAATAATTCTACCGTCGATCCAAAATCCGGCTATTCTCCGGTGAATTCAACTTTCTACAGTAAACGTAGACCGATTTCGTTTCCGGCGAATGAATCTATCGATGTAACAACTTTCATTTCTTCACGAGCACATAGCGGGAAAATCGCTTTCATCGATGCAACGACTGATCGGAAACTCAGTTTCTCCGACGTATGGAACGCCGTTGAGTCGTTAGCTACCAGTTTATCAGTTGATATGAGTATTCGTAAAGGTGACGttgttcttctcctttctcctaaTTCCATTTTCTTCCCTATTATTTGTCTCGCCGTTATGTCACTCGGAGCTATAATCACTACAACAAATCCACTCAACACGAACAGCGAAATCGCTAAACAGATCAAGGATTCGAATCCTGTCCTCGCTTTTACAATCCCTCAACTCCTCCCGAAACTCACCGGATCTAATCTGCCGGTGATTTTAATCGACGGAGTGAGTGATTCAAATTCGAATCTCAAAATCGTTGGGGATTTACAGAAATTGATTCAGAGAAAACCTCGTGAAAGCAGATTGAAAGAGCGAGTTACACAAAACGACGTAGCTACTCTGCTTTACTCATCTGGTACTACCggagcaagcaaaggagttatTTCATCTCACAAAAACCTAATCGCCATGGTTCAAACTATAGTCAGTCGATTCAATCTAGTTGAAGGTGTACAAACCTTCATTTGTACTGTACCTATGTTTCATATTTACGGATTAGCAGCGTTTGCAGCTGGATTATTAGCATATGGATCTACTGTTGTTGTATTATCAAAATTCGAAATGGATGAAATGCTCTCATCGATTCACAAATACAAAGCAACTTGTCTACCATTAGTGCCTCCAATTCTCGTTGCGCTTGTGAATAACGCCGATTGGATTaagaataaatatgatttaagcAGCTTGGCGTGTGTTCTCTGCGGTGGTGCTCCGTTGAGTAAGGAGGTGATTGAGGGATTTGTAGAGAAGTATCCATCTGTGAGGATTTTGCAAGGGTATGGGTTGACGGAATCGACCGGAATCGGGTCGTCGACGGATTCTCTGAAGGAGAGCCGGAGATATGGAACGGCGGGGTTGTTGTCGCCGAGCATGGAAGGGAAAATTGTTGATCCTGAGAGTGGAAAAGCGTTGCCGGTGAATAAGACCGGTGAGCTTTGGCTAAGAGGACCTACCATTATGAAAG GCTATTTCAGTAATGAAGAAGCTACAGCTTCCACTCTAGACTCTGATGGATGGTTAAGAACTGGAGATCTATGCTATATAGATGAAGATGGTTTCATTTTTGTGGTTGATAGATTAAAGGAGCTCATCAAATATAAAGGTTATCAG GTTCCTCCAGCAGAGTTAGAGGCTTTATTGCTCACTTATCCAGAAATTTCTGATGCTGCTGTTATACC GTTTCCGGATAAGGAGGTTGGACAGTTTCCTATGGCATATGTAGTACGAAAAACTGGAAGTACTATATCAGAGAGTGCAGTCATGGATTTCATCACGAAACAG GTTGCTCCATATAAGAGAATTCGGAGAGTTGCATTTGTGGCTTCCATACCCAAGAATCCTTCTGGGAAAATACTTAGGAAGGATTTGATAAAGTTAGCAACATCAAAACTCTGA
- the LOC107005347 gene encoding alcohol dehydrogenase-like 7 isoform X2 gives MAATQAEFSKTAGKPIHCRVARKAGEPLVIEEVIVAPPKACEVRIKIVCTSLCHSDVTFWKLKDFPGCFPRILGHEAFGIVESVGENVQDLKEGDSVIPIFLPDCTECIDCTSKKSNSCSQFQFKVSPWMLRDGTSRFTTIDGETLYHFLSVSSFAEYTVVDIANVTKIDPRVPPNRACLFSCGVSTGVGAALKTANVEQGSTVVIFGLGGIGLAVAEGARICGASRIIGVDINTDKFEIGKQFGVTDFVDSNSYGDKPISQVINEMTNGGADYCFECVGMGTLVQEAYACCRKGWGKTIVVGVDKPGALLTFKSLDILHLGKTIMGSLFGGLKPKSDIPLLVKRYLDKELELDKFVTHEVSFQHINTAFDLLVEGKSLRCVIWMDE, from the exons ATGGCTGCCACACAAGCTGAGTTCAGCAAAACTGCTGGAAAACCAATTCACTGCAGAG TGGCAAGAAAAGCAGGAGAACCTCTGGTGATAGAGGAAGTGATTGTGGCTCCTCCTAAAGCCTGTGAAGTTCGTATAAAAATCGTTTGTACTTCTCTCTGTCACAGTGATGTTACCTTCTGGAAGTTGAAA GACTTCCCTGGATGCTTTCCAAGAATATTGGGCCACGAAGCTTTCGG GATTGTGGAGAGTGTTGGAGAAAATGTCCAGGATTTAAAAGAAGGAGATTCAGTTATCCCGATATTTTTGCCCGACTGTACTGAATGTATAGATTGCACATCCAAGAAGAGCAACAGTTGTTCACAATTCCAATTTAAGGTATCTCCGTGGATGCTTAGAGATGGTACTAGTCGATTCACTACcattgatggagaaactttaTACCATTTTCTGTCTGTATCAAGTTTCGCTGAGTACACTGTTGTAGACATTGCTAATGTAACAAAGATTGATCCTCGTGTTCCACCTAACAGGGCATGCCTCTTTAGTTGTGGAGTCTCAACAG GAGTAGGTGCTGCCCTGAAAACTGCAAACGTGGAACAAGGATCGACTGTTGTGATATTTGGTTTGGGCGGAATTGGATTAGCA GTTGCAGAGGGAGCGAGGATATGTGGTGCTTCAAGAATTATTGGCGTAGATATAAACACTGACAAATTCGAAATAG GGAAGCAATTTGGAGTGACTGATTTTGTCGATTCGAATAGCTATGGGGATAAACCTATTAGCCAG GTGATAAATGAGATGACTAACGGAGGTGCTGACTACTGCTTCGAGTGTGTTGGTATGGGAACACTCGTGCAGGAAGCATATGCCTGCTGTCGAAAG GGTTGGGGCAAGACAATAGTCGTAGGAGTTGATAAACCGGGAGCACTGCTGACATTTAAATCTTTAGACATTCTACATTTGGGGAAAACTATCATGGGATCACTGTTTGGAGGTCTCAAACCAAAATCTGACATTCCTCTTCTTGTCAAACGTTACCTCGACAAG GAATTGGAACTAGACAAGTTTGTAACACATGAAGTGAGTTTTCAACACATCAACACGGCTTTTGATTTACTCGTTGAAGGAAAGAGTCTACGATGTGTTATTTGGATGGATGAGTGA
- the LOC107005347 gene encoding alcohol dehydrogenase-like 7 isoform X1, with protein MAATQAEFSKTAGKPIHCRAAVARKAGEPLVIEEVIVAPPKACEVRIKIVCTSLCHSDVTFWKLKDFPGCFPRILGHEAFGIVESVGENVQDLKEGDSVIPIFLPDCTECIDCTSKKSNSCSQFQFKVSPWMLRDGTSRFTTIDGETLYHFLSVSSFAEYTVVDIANVTKIDPRVPPNRACLFSCGVSTGVGAALKTANVEQGSTVVIFGLGGIGLAVAEGARICGASRIIGVDINTDKFEIGKQFGVTDFVDSNSYGDKPISQVINEMTNGGADYCFECVGMGTLVQEAYACCRKGWGKTIVVGVDKPGALLTFKSLDILHLGKTIMGSLFGGLKPKSDIPLLVKRYLDKELELDKFVTHEVSFQHINTAFDLLVEGKSLRCVIWMDE; from the exons ATGGCTGCCACACAAGCTGAGTTCAGCAAAACTGCTGGAAAACCAATTCACTGCAGAG CGGCAGTGGCAAGAAAAGCAGGAGAACCTCTGGTGATAGAGGAAGTGATTGTGGCTCCTCCTAAAGCCTGTGAAGTTCGTATAAAAATCGTTTGTACTTCTCTCTGTCACAGTGATGTTACCTTCTGGAAGTTGAAA GACTTCCCTGGATGCTTTCCAAGAATATTGGGCCACGAAGCTTTCGG GATTGTGGAGAGTGTTGGAGAAAATGTCCAGGATTTAAAAGAAGGAGATTCAGTTATCCCGATATTTTTGCCCGACTGTACTGAATGTATAGATTGCACATCCAAGAAGAGCAACAGTTGTTCACAATTCCAATTTAAGGTATCTCCGTGGATGCTTAGAGATGGTACTAGTCGATTCACTACcattgatggagaaactttaTACCATTTTCTGTCTGTATCAAGTTTCGCTGAGTACACTGTTGTAGACATTGCTAATGTAACAAAGATTGATCCTCGTGTTCCACCTAACAGGGCATGCCTCTTTAGTTGTGGAGTCTCAACAG GAGTAGGTGCTGCCCTGAAAACTGCAAACGTGGAACAAGGATCGACTGTTGTGATATTTGGTTTGGGCGGAATTGGATTAGCA GTTGCAGAGGGAGCGAGGATATGTGGTGCTTCAAGAATTATTGGCGTAGATATAAACACTGACAAATTCGAAATAG GGAAGCAATTTGGAGTGACTGATTTTGTCGATTCGAATAGCTATGGGGATAAACCTATTAGCCAG GTGATAAATGAGATGACTAACGGAGGTGCTGACTACTGCTTCGAGTGTGTTGGTATGGGAACACTCGTGCAGGAAGCATATGCCTGCTGTCGAAAG GGTTGGGGCAAGACAATAGTCGTAGGAGTTGATAAACCGGGAGCACTGCTGACATTTAAATCTTTAGACATTCTACATTTGGGGAAAACTATCATGGGATCACTGTTTGGAGGTCTCAAACCAAAATCTGACATTCCTCTTCTTGTCAAACGTTACCTCGACAAG GAATTGGAACTAGACAAGTTTGTAACACATGAAGTGAGTTTTCAACACATCAACACGGCTTTTGATTTACTCGTTGAAGGAAAGAGTCTACGATGTGTTATTTGGATGGATGAGTGA